In Paenibacillus hexagrammi, the following are encoded in one genomic region:
- a CDS encoding DNA polymerase IV: MSIQSTHEHYPKKGRVILHIDMNAFYCSVHEAVDPASYKGKPLAVAGSVELRKGIIVTSSYAARAKGVRTGMQVRQALVLCPDLILLRPDFELYRSFSRRFMQIAYSYSPMVESMSIDECFVDITGSKQFGTPIEIAQQIQFRIMEELRLPCSIGIAPNKLLAKMGSDMKKPNGISIIRLRDVPQLFWSKPCNELYGIGKKTADKLNKLGIMTIGQLAQADESRLSKHFGILGPHLIMSAGGIDHSPVNPEQEQSKSIGHTTTLPQDCTESKEAHRIFLNVADQVARRLRRQQLVASTVQITIRDPNMRTITRSLTLETPTDNMDDVYKTACKLFDYHWDEGKPIRLLGITLQNLSGKKETAIQLDMFDYEKQPRRDELNRIMDKLRDKFGENAILTAGMLGEDPSTMIRNHKARGTSLQMDHLKNNPLHGKEE; this comes from the coding sequence ATGAGCATCCAATCCACGCATGAGCATTATCCCAAAAAGGGCAGAGTCATCCTGCATATTGATATGAACGCGTTTTACTGCTCGGTTCACGAAGCTGTTGACCCGGCCTCTTATAAAGGTAAGCCTCTTGCAGTTGCGGGAAGCGTAGAGCTTCGCAAAGGCATCATTGTTACTTCTTCGTATGCTGCCAGGGCAAAAGGTGTCAGAACTGGTATGCAGGTTAGACAGGCTCTTGTGCTATGCCCTGACTTGATCCTTCTGCGTCCAGATTTTGAGCTTTACCGGAGTTTTTCCAGACGGTTTATGCAAATCGCTTACAGCTATTCGCCGATGGTGGAATCCATGTCCATTGATGAATGCTTTGTTGATATTACAGGCTCCAAGCAATTCGGGACTCCCATTGAAATTGCACAGCAGATTCAGTTTCGGATTATGGAGGAGCTTAGGCTCCCATGTTCGATCGGCATTGCTCCTAATAAGCTGCTTGCGAAAATGGGATCAGATATGAAAAAACCAAACGGCATCTCGATCATCCGTTTGCGAGACGTTCCTCAACTGTTTTGGAGCAAACCTTGCAATGAATTATATGGAATTGGCAAAAAAACAGCGGACAAGCTGAACAAGCTGGGCATTATGACGATTGGTCAGCTCGCCCAGGCAGATGAGTCCCGGCTGAGTAAGCATTTTGGCATTCTAGGTCCGCATTTAATCATGTCGGCTGGCGGCATCGATCACTCTCCGGTGAATCCGGAGCAGGAACAGAGCAAGTCAATCGGTCATACTACCACTTTGCCGCAGGATTGTACGGAATCTAAAGAAGCACACCGCATTTTCTTAAATGTGGCCGATCAGGTGGCAAGAAGGTTGAGGCGTCAGCAATTGGTGGCTTCCACTGTGCAGATCACGATCAGAGATCCCAATATGAGAACAATTACCCGTTCATTGACCTTGGAGACACCGACGGATAATATGGATGACGTGTACAAGACTGCTTGTAAGCTCTTCGATTACCATTGGGATGAAGGCAAGCCTATCCGCTTGTTAGGTATAACGCTTCAAAATTTATCCGGAAAAAAAGAGACTGCTATTCAACTGGATATGTTTGATTATGAGAAGCAGCCTCGTCGAGATGAGCTTAACCGAATTATGGACAAGCTGCGTGATAAATTTGGGGAAAATGCAATTCTAACGGCAGGTATGCTGGGAGAAGATCCTTCAACGATGATTAGAAATCATAAAGCGAGAGGAACCTCCTTGCAAATGGATCATTTAAAGAACAATCCTCTGCATGGAAAGGAGGAGTAA
- the cimA gene encoding citramalate synthase: protein MSTSVKIFDTTLRDGTQGEGISLSVEDKIKIALKLDELGVHYIEGGWPGSNSKDIEFFDRVRDMQFQNAKITAFGSTRRKDSKPEDDINLNRLVESGVKVATIFGKSWDFHVHTAIQTTLEENLAMIYDSVHYLKSKGLEVIYDAEHFFDGYKNNSEYAMQTIKKAQEAGADWIVLCDTNGGSLPQEITSIVTAVKSSINTPVGIHAHNDCELAVANSLAAVQAGARQVQGTINGYGERCGNANLSSIIPNLQLKLDYEVISEEQLKSLTQVSRYVSEIANMHMPVNQPYVGNAAFAHKGGIHVSAILKAASTYEHITPELVGNKQRVLVSELAGQSNVLVKAQELNLDFNKEHQKTKEIIEKIKDLEHQGYQFEGADASLELLLREAFEGLEEIFTLESFKMLVEKSANHSVVSEAIVKVKVHGETIYTAAEGNGPVNALDNALRKALVQYYPDIQQVHLSDYKVRVLDEKDATAAKVRVLMESTDFNSTWSTLGVSSNIIEASWYALTDSLRYALLGKTKVEPANKDQQERLGLVNH from the coding sequence ATGTCAACATCAGTCAAAATCTTCGATACTACCTTACGTGACGGAACTCAAGGTGAAGGAATCAGCCTTTCCGTAGAGGACAAAATCAAAATCGCCTTGAAGCTCGATGAGCTGGGCGTTCATTATATTGAAGGCGGATGGCCCGGAAGCAACAGCAAGGATATTGAGTTTTTCGACCGCGTTAGGGATATGCAATTTCAAAATGCCAAAATCACAGCATTCGGAAGCACGCGCCGTAAAGACTCCAAACCTGAAGATGACATCAACTTGAACAGGCTTGTGGAATCAGGTGTCAAGGTCGCTACGATCTTCGGCAAATCATGGGATTTCCATGTTCATACAGCCATTCAAACTACACTTGAAGAGAACCTGGCCATGATCTATGACTCGGTACATTATCTGAAAAGCAAGGGACTCGAAGTCATTTATGACGCAGAGCATTTTTTCGACGGCTACAAGAACAATTCCGAATACGCCATGCAAACCATCAAGAAAGCTCAGGAAGCCGGTGCGGATTGGATTGTACTGTGCGATACGAATGGCGGATCCTTGCCGCAGGAAATCACTTCGATTGTAACAGCTGTCAAATCGAGCATCAATACACCAGTGGGCATCCACGCACATAATGATTGCGAACTAGCTGTAGCTAATAGTTTGGCTGCCGTACAAGCCGGTGCCAGACAAGTTCAAGGGACAATCAATGGCTATGGAGAGCGCTGCGGCAATGCCAACTTAAGCTCCATCATCCCGAATCTTCAACTGAAGCTGGACTATGAGGTCATTTCGGAGGAGCAATTAAAATCTTTAACTCAAGTTTCCCGCTATGTCAGTGAAATCGCCAATATGCACATGCCGGTTAACCAGCCATATGTCGGCAACGCTGCATTCGCCCATAAAGGCGGCATTCATGTGTCGGCCATCCTGAAGGCCGCTAGCACCTACGAGCATATCACGCCAGAGCTCGTCGGCAACAAGCAGCGCGTGCTCGTCTCTGAATTAGCAGGACAAAGCAATGTATTGGTCAAGGCGCAAGAATTAAACCTGGATTTCAACAAAGAGCATCAAAAAACGAAAGAAATCATTGAGAAAATCAAAGACCTCGAGCATCAAGGCTATCAGTTCGAAGGTGCCGACGCTTCACTTGAGCTTCTGCTCCGCGAAGCTTTCGAGGGACTTGAAGAGATTTTCACTTTAGAATCCTTCAAAATGCTTGTAGAGAAAAGCGCCAATCATTCTGTCGTGTCGGAAGCGATCGTGAAAGTAAAAGTACACGGTGAGACCATTTATACCGCGGCAGAAGGCAACGGACCAGTCAATGCACTGGATAACGCTTTAAGAAAAGCTCTCGTTCAGTACTACCCGGATATCCAGCAGGTACATTTGTCGGATTACAAGGTGCGCGTCTTGGATGAGAAAGATGCTACTGCCGCGAAAGTCAGGGTCTTAATGGAATCCACCGATTTCAACAGCACATGGAGCACGTTAGGTGTATCAAGCAACATTATTGAAGCAAGCTGGTATGCGCTGACCGACAGCTTACGATACGCTTTACTCGGGAAAACAAAAGTAGAACCTGCTAACAAGGACCAACAAGAACGTCTTGGTCTAGTCAATCATTAA
- a CDS encoding TlpA family protein disulfide reductase: protein MWKKNGFILAIVVILAGLAVYQSVSNSDRQTSLPAEEAPQTNYLAPTFTLTGLDGKEYTVGGARDKPMLVNFWASWCGPCEEEAPELVDVYKKYEGQFDLYAVNVTPGDKIENIKKFVEQYKYPFPVLLDKQGTNADTYKVIAIPTSFLIDKNGVVRDVIHVVSPKELDKKISQLIKST, encoded by the coding sequence ATGTGGAAGAAGAATGGCTTTATCTTAGCCATCGTTGTTATTTTAGCCGGATTAGCCGTATACCAAAGTGTAAGCAATTCCGACCGGCAGACAAGTCTCCCAGCGGAAGAAGCGCCACAGACGAACTATTTGGCGCCGACGTTCACGCTGACAGGACTAGACGGTAAAGAATATACCGTTGGCGGAGCCAGGGATAAGCCTATGCTTGTTAACTTTTGGGCGTCCTGGTGCGGGCCGTGTGAGGAAGAAGCTCCGGAATTAGTGGATGTATATAAAAAATACGAAGGGCAATTCGATCTATACGCTGTTAATGTAACACCGGGTGATAAAATCGAGAATATCAAGAAATTCGTTGAACAATATAAGTACCCGTTTCCAGTCTTGCTAGACAAGCAGGGGACCAATGCAGATACTTATAAGGTAATCGCGATTCCTACAAGCTTTTTAATTGATAAAAATGGTGTAGTGCGCGATGTCATTCATGTCGTTTCTCCGAAGGAATTGGATAAGAAAATTAGTCAATTGATTAAGAGCACATAG
- a CDS encoding MFS transporter, with the protein MEKTKNRRLDIVFESELFDKTNKTNVKKSDEKEDKNAAKGLIWQFIAIATIPLVLVLGNSMLVPILPQLQDELGITRFQSSLVISLFSVTAGLIIPISGYLSDRFSRKSVIIPSLIIYGAAGVLAGFGAIWKSYTILIMARALQGIGAAGTAPNRDGTRR; encoded by the coding sequence ATGGAGAAGACAAAGAACAGACGGCTTGACATCGTATTTGAGAGTGAACTCTTTGATAAAACCAACAAAACGAATGTCAAGAAAAGCGACGAGAAAGAAGACAAGAATGCCGCTAAAGGATTAATTTGGCAGTTTATTGCGATTGCTACTATTCCGTTAGTGCTTGTTTTAGGGAACTCAATGCTTGTGCCCATTCTACCTCAACTGCAAGATGAATTAGGAATCACACGCTTTCAAAGCAGCCTGGTCATTTCTTTATTTTCCGTCACTGCAGGTCTTATTATCCCGATATCCGGATACCTTTCTGATCGATTTTCCCGGAAATCAGTCATCATTCCTTCTCTTATCATCTATGGAGCAGCAGGTGTCCTTGCAGGTTTTGGCGCGATATGGAAGTCGTATACGATTCTTATTATGGCCAGGGCTTTACAAGGCATAGGCGCCGCAGGAACCGCCCCCAATCGCGATGGCACTCGTAGGTGA
- a CDS encoding MFS transporter translates to MALVGDLYKGATESKALGLTEASNGAGKVLSPIIGSLLALIVWFTPFFAFPIFCVLSLLAVIFIIKEPKQKKKPQPLKQYIGQIGSILKKREDGSSPHSLPDLWPYLFCSAYSFICQISWKSRLIISTE, encoded by the coding sequence ATGGCACTCGTAGGTGATTTGTACAAGGGAGCTACAGAAAGTAAAGCTCTAGGCCTCACAGAAGCCTCTAACGGCGCAGGTAAGGTACTAAGCCCTATTATCGGTTCCTTGCTAGCTTTAATCGTGTGGTTCACTCCTTTTTTCGCATTTCCGATTTTTTGCGTGTTATCTTTGTTAGCCGTTATTTTCATCATCAAAGAACCTAAACAAAAGAAAAAACCGCAGCCTCTTAAACAATATATCGGACAGATCGGCAGCATTCTGAAAAAAAGGGAAGATGGCTCATCACCTCATTCTTTGCCGGATCTCTGGCCTTATTTATTTTGTTCGGCGTACTCTTTTATCTGTCAGATATCCTGGAAGAGCCGCCTCATAATATCGACGGAGTGA
- a CDS encoding MFS transporter — MFGVLFYLSDILEEPPHNIDGVKKGLVLAIPLLGMVITSYTTGALIKKNGTLMRWLINIGLALMTVSLALTIFFNTNLYIFIGLLTISAIGTGLLLPCLNTMITGSVEKEQRGMITSIYSSLRFIGVAFGPPIFGWLMKISHQTVFITVSTLSLITLGLVFFLIKPKGQIS; from the coding sequence TTGTTCGGCGTACTCTTTTATCTGTCAGATATCCTGGAAGAGCCGCCTCATAATATCGACGGAGTGAAAAAAGGGCTAGTGTTAGCTATCCCTTTGCTTGGAATGGTTATAACCTCCTATACAACAGGAGCACTGATCAAAAAGAACGGTACGCTTATGCGGTGGCTAATCAATATTGGTTTAGCCTTGATGACCGTTTCGCTTGCATTAACGATTTTCTTCAATACAAATCTCTATATCTTCATTGGCCTTCTTACTATAAGCGCTATTGGCACCGGCTTGCTGCTTCCTTGTCTGAATACGATGATCACAGGCTCTGTAGAAAAAGAACAGCGCGGCATGATCACTTCCATATATAGCAGCCTTCGTTTTATCGGCGTTGCCTTTGGTCCGCCAATTTTTGGATGGTTAATGAAAATATCTCATCAAACCGTTTTTATTACTGTTTCCACCCTATCACTGATCACACTCGGACTTGTCTTCTTCTTGATCAAACCTAAAGGCCAGATTAGCTAG
- a CDS encoding M67 family metallopeptidase, translated as MRKELLNSLIKNSCEKLPAESCGFLLGNIQSRCYEVLSFIPVPNISKQSQTHFTMDPAVSIPILTNATHSILGIYHSHPTAAAEPSSLDTSTLWHTFPLYGIISLQNADRPHMQFYEIKKAAPISFNKLSFESD; from the coding sequence ATGCGGAAAGAATTGCTTAATAGTTTGATAAAGAACTCTTGCGAGAAACTGCCCGCTGAATCGTGTGGATTCTTACTGGGAAACATACAGAGTCGATGTTATGAGGTTCTCTCTTTCATCCCGGTTCCCAACATATCCAAGCAATCCCAAACTCATTTTACCATGGATCCAGCTGTTTCAATTCCAATTCTTACAAACGCTACCCACAGTATCCTTGGCATTTACCATTCCCATCCTACAGCAGCAGCAGAACCCTCAAGCTTAGATACAAGCACATTGTGGCACACATTCCCTTTGTATGGCATCATTTCACTTCAAAACGCAGATCGACCCCATATGCAATTTTATGAAATAAAAAAAGCCGCCCCAATCTCCTTCAACAAACTTTCGTTTGAGAGTGATTAG
- a CDS encoding exonuclease domain-containing protein, whose protein sequence is MKDMRPAGRMWHLYKMGGITPAITSMFDAQNAQQMAFIRSMLKEQRKNSLFDMPLHSMEIAVFDLETTGFSPYNGDEIISFGAVSVIGDKIEHGNTFYSVVNPKRKIPEDIIELTGITNEMAQDSPDLIQVLREFLEFVGQKVLVAHATGHDKNFLNAALWKTSKVSLSHRVLDTMMIAKWLMPKRKDLSLDALLDTYQIPVTKRHHALEDSLMTAQLWSKFMEEIKSRNVDTLGDLYALLSHY, encoded by the coding sequence ATGAAGGATATGCGTCCCGCCGGCAGGATGTGGCACTTGTATAAGATGGGAGGCATTACACCCGCTATTACTTCTATGTTCGACGCGCAAAACGCACAGCAGATGGCATTTATTCGTTCCATGTTGAAAGAACAGAGGAAGAATTCACTGTTTGATATGCCGCTCCATTCCATGGAGATAGCTGTCTTTGACCTGGAGACAACAGGTTTCTCTCCATATAATGGAGATGAAATTATTTCATTTGGGGCAGTTTCGGTAATTGGCGATAAGATTGAGCATGGGAACACCTTTTATAGTGTGGTAAATCCTAAGAGGAAAATTCCTGAAGATATCATTGAACTAACAGGGATAACCAATGAAATGGCACAGGATTCTCCAGACCTCATTCAGGTTTTGAGAGAGTTTTTGGAATTTGTCGGACAAAAGGTTCTAGTAGCACACGCAACCGGTCATGATAAAAATTTCTTGAATGCAGCTCTCTGGAAAACATCGAAGGTAAGTTTGTCACATCGTGTGCTTGATACCATGATGATCGCAAAGTGGCTCATGCCGAAGAGGAAAGATTTGAGCTTGGATGCATTGCTCGACACCTATCAAATACCTGTCACGAAGAGGCATCACGCGTTAGAGGATTCTCTGATGACAGCCCAATTATGGTCGAAATTTATGGAAGAAATTAAGTCTAGAAATGTGGACACACTAGGGGACTTATATGCGCTGTTAAGCCATTACTAA
- a CDS encoding DUF294 nucleotidyltransferase-like domain-containing protein has translation MRCFGSISFFPYSEETNCEINLFHDTLIRRTVELSEQMLEDQGFGKPPVRYAFMLFGSGGRSEQTLWSDQDNGFIYEESPHHTEEELEDYFSELVACILQGLHVLGYPPCQGNVVSSNKQWRKSCSAYSLMLREWLENPNWESVRYLLIVADMRCVYGSNELVEQLRAELLGYVRQHPLILKSLLSNTLHHKISLGVFGQLITERYGEDAGGFDIKYGAYIPIVNGIRLLAIQSGITESSTIGRMNKLLEASAVPEGLIQSWREAFAIAVKLRDQTPFQLEGGYYTTRSKISAEQLTKDCKLELKFCLKIGMDLQKYVSKSIDTRVDREKG, from the coding sequence ATGAGATGTTTCGGGAGCATCTCCTTTTTTCCCTATTCCGAAGAGACGAACTGTGAGATTAACTTGTTCCATGATACGTTGATCCGAAGAACAGTTGAGCTTTCTGAACAAATGTTGGAGGATCAAGGTTTTGGGAAGCCTCCGGTCCGATATGCGTTCATGTTGTTTGGCAGCGGGGGCAGGAGTGAACAAACGCTGTGGAGTGACCAAGACAACGGATTTATTTATGAAGAGTCACCTCACCATACCGAAGAAGAGCTGGAAGATTACTTTTCAGAATTGGTGGCTTGTATCTTACAGGGTCTTCATGTGCTTGGCTATCCGCCTTGTCAGGGGAATGTGGTCTCGAGTAATAAGCAATGGAGAAAATCTTGTTCAGCTTACAGCTTGATGTTAAGGGAATGGCTTGAGAATCCCAATTGGGAAAGCGTACGGTACTTGTTAATTGTTGCTGATATGCGCTGTGTGTATGGATCGAATGAGCTGGTAGAGCAACTAAGGGCAGAGCTTCTTGGGTATGTGAGGCAGCATCCGCTTATTCTCAAAAGCCTGCTGTCGAACACACTTCACCACAAGATTTCGTTAGGGGTATTTGGTCAATTAATTACGGAGCGATACGGGGAAGATGCAGGAGGATTTGATATCAAATATGGAGCGTATATTCCGATTGTGAATGGAATTAGGCTGCTTGCTATACAGTCCGGTATCACCGAATCATCGACAATAGGGCGAATGAATAAACTGCTTGAAGCATCGGCCGTGCCTGAGGGGCTCATTCAAAGCTGGCGCGAGGCGTTTGCCATTGCCGTGAAGCTGAGGGATCAGACTCCGTTTCAATTGGAAGGCGGATATTATACGACAAGAAGTAAAATTTCAGCCGAACAGCTGACGAAGGATTGCAAGCTGGAGTTGAAGTTCTGTCTTAAGATTGGCATGGATTTGCAAAAGTATGTTAGTAAATCCATAGATACGCGGGTAGATAGAGAAAAAGGTTAA
- a CDS encoding ammonium transporter codes for MVKKFVLAFGLMSLLFPTLAFADDPTTPQLASAVNAVWVMLAAVLVIFMQAGFALLEAGSTRMKNAGHVAGKTILTFGICAIAFWAIGFGLAFGDGNSFFGETGFFVSGLEDQAKAAFSSLAAADVPISIKFLFQLAFAGVSLAIAWGGFAERAKLSVYFIFSILFTVVIYPIVAHWVWGGGWLAQLGMQDFAGSTVVHLQGATAALVATILLKPRIGKYNKDKTVNLIPGHNQVLSVLGVIILWIGWFGFNAGSTVSAMGDGFFGYVALTTNMAAAAGGVAALVISWIYFGKADIPSMLNGVLAALVAITAACAFVDTWAAIVIGAVSGILTFFTAQWFEKAGIDDPIFAFSVHGIAGIWGTLSTGLFATPELAEKVAIGGPGLFYGGGFHQLGIQALGVFGAFAFVIVLSFIILGIVKATVGLRVTEEEEIIGLDLSEHGSYGYPEQMKKANQSGVSV; via the coding sequence ATGGTGAAGAAGTTTGTGTTAGCTTTTGGTCTCATGTCATTATTGTTCCCGACTCTGGCGTTTGCAGATGATCCGACAACGCCGCAATTAGCGAGTGCAGTCAATGCCGTTTGGGTTATGCTGGCAGCTGTCTTAGTTATCTTCATGCAAGCCGGTTTCGCACTGCTGGAAGCAGGTTCTACTAGAATGAAAAATGCCGGACACGTAGCAGGTAAAACAATTCTAACTTTCGGTATTTGCGCGATTGCTTTCTGGGCCATCGGTTTTGGTTTAGCCTTTGGTGATGGCAACTCCTTCTTCGGTGAAACAGGATTCTTCGTTTCCGGACTTGAGGATCAAGCGAAGGCGGCATTTAGCTCCTTGGCTGCAGCGGATGTTCCTATTTCCATTAAGTTCTTGTTTCAATTGGCCTTTGCTGGCGTATCGCTTGCCATTGCTTGGGGCGGATTTGCTGAGAGAGCGAAGCTTTCTGTTTACTTTATCTTCAGTATTTTGTTCACAGTAGTCATTTATCCGATTGTTGCTCACTGGGTATGGGGCGGAGGTTGGCTGGCTCAGCTTGGAATGCAAGACTTTGCAGGCTCCACAGTTGTTCACTTGCAAGGCGCAACAGCGGCACTTGTGGCAACAATCTTGCTGAAGCCGCGTATTGGCAAATATAATAAAGACAAAACAGTAAACTTGATCCCTGGACATAACCAAGTCCTGTCCGTTCTGGGTGTTATCATTCTTTGGATTGGCTGGTTCGGATTCAACGCGGGTAGTACCGTAAGTGCTATGGGTGACGGATTCTTCGGTTATGTTGCTTTAACAACAAACATGGCAGCCGCGGCAGGCGGTGTTGCAGCGCTTGTTATCTCTTGGATTTACTTCGGTAAAGCGGATATTCCTAGCATGTTGAATGGTGTTCTCGCAGCACTTGTTGCAATCACTGCGGCTTGTGCGTTCGTAGATACTTGGGCGGCTATCGTAATCGGTGCGGTATCCGGTATCCTTACCTTCTTCACGGCTCAATGGTTTGAAAAGGCGGGTATTGACGATCCGATCTTCGCATTCTCCGTACACGGTATTGCAGGTATTTGGGGGACGTTATCCACTGGTTTGTTCGCAACGCCAGAATTGGCTGAGAAAGTAGCGATCGGCGGTCCTGGTTTATTCTATGGCGGCGGATTCCACCAACTTGGTATTCAAGCTCTGGGTGTATTCGGAGCATTCGCATTCGTTATTGTATTGTCCTTCATTATTCTAGGAATTGTGAAAGCAACGGTAGGCCTTCGTGTAACGGAAGAGGAAGAAATCATCGGTTTGGATTTGTCTGAACATGGTTCCTACGGCTATCCTGAACAAATGAAAAAAGCAAATCAAAGCGGAGTTTCTGTTTAA
- a CDS encoding MerR family transcriptional regulator encodes MGNAKLYKIGELAKLSDVSPRTIDYYTKLGLIEPEKRSDTNYRLYSDETLSLLRRIELMKNEKYTLEEIKASLQQLNKVSPDDSVRDKLTSIQLHLEQVVKEAKELDPIIQQLKPSQMKKLYKILTQPTAACIEALVILLGKNPFS; translated from the coding sequence ATGGGGAACGCAAAGCTCTATAAAATCGGAGAATTAGCCAAGCTTAGCGATGTCAGTCCTCGAACGATTGATTACTACACCAAGCTGGGATTGATTGAACCGGAAAAACGGTCTGATACCAATTACCGATTGTACAGCGATGAAACTTTGAGCTTGCTGAGGCGTATTGAACTCATGAAGAACGAGAAGTATACCTTAGAGGAAATCAAAGCGAGTCTGCAGCAGTTAAATAAAGTATCTCCAGACGACTCGGTGAGAGATAAGCTGACATCAATTCAACTTCACTTGGAGCAGGTTGTGAAAGAAGCCAAGGAATTGGATCCGATCATTCAGCAGCTTAAGCCCAGTCAAATGAAAAAACTTTATAAGATTCTTACGCAGCCCACCGCTGCCTGCATTGAGGCGCTTGTGATCCTCCTGGGCAAAAATCCATTCTCATAA
- a CDS encoding zinc metallopeptidase, which translates to MFFHPMDFLIIIAFALSMWASFRVRGTFNKWSDVPVYSGMTGAQAARRMLDANGLYDVPIEVVPGALSDHYDPLARVVRLSEAVYYQNSVSAVSVACHEVGHAIQHKVHYPMLVLRHQMFPVVNFASGVAPFLILAGFLFQQIPWLLGLGIIFFSAAVAFQLVTLPVEFNASSRARELMVAEGFITNQEERGVAKVLNAAALTYVAAALISILELLKYIMIFNSRSDDE; encoded by the coding sequence ATGTTTTTTCACCCGATGGATTTTCTCATTATTATTGCATTCGCACTTTCCATGTGGGCTTCGTTCCGCGTAAGGGGAACATTCAACAAATGGTCGGACGTACCTGTGTATTCAGGCATGACAGGCGCCCAAGCGGCCAGACGAATGCTTGATGCTAACGGCTTGTATGATGTACCCATTGAGGTAGTCCCCGGCGCACTCAGCGACCATTACGACCCTCTTGCAAGAGTTGTCCGTCTTTCCGAGGCTGTTTATTATCAAAACTCCGTTTCAGCTGTATCCGTAGCTTGCCATGAAGTGGGGCATGCCATTCAGCATAAGGTTCATTATCCGATGCTCGTGCTTCGCCATCAAATGTTTCCCGTTGTAAATTTCGCTTCAGGCGTAGCACCGTTTCTGATATTGGCGGGTTTCCTCTTTCAACAAATCCCTTGGCTTCTCGGACTTGGTATTATTTTCTTCTCTGCTGCAGTTGCTTTTCAATTAGTCACTCTGCCTGTCGAATTCAATGCCAGCTCCCGAGCTCGTGAGCTCATGGTTGCCGAAGGCTTCATAACCAATCAGGAGGAACGCGGAGTCGCCAAAGTGCTCAACGCCGCTGCTCTCACTTACGTTGCTGCCGCTCTCATATCCATATTGGAGCTGCTCAAATATATTATGATATTCAACAGCCGCAGCGATGACGAATAA
- a CDS encoding LysR family transcriptional regulator, with translation MELRQLQYFVKVARKQHVTQAAEEMHVAQSAVSRQIHLLEEELGVSLFVQKGRNLHLTSVGQLFLSRVEGILTDLERAVGEIHEFLDPEAGEIRIGFPHSLVIHLLPSVIAAFKKDHPNVKFRLRQGTYNSLIRDVSKGELDLAFISPFPESHDYVTGEILLTEELFAILPPNHILADYNSIRLQQLKDDSFVMFSEEYTLRSIVMEACVKAGFTPKIEFEGEETDTIRGLVAAGMGVSLLPSMALMEGGIMQPAKIRVTDPQVTRTVGLIRRNEQKLPLVADVFRRFLFDYFQILK, from the coding sequence GTGGAACTAAGACAATTGCAATATTTCGTGAAAGTAGCCAGAAAACAGCACGTTACGCAAGCTGCGGAGGAAATGCACGTGGCGCAATCGGCTGTCAGCCGTCAGATTCACTTATTGGAAGAAGAGCTAGGAGTAAGTCTTTTTGTACAGAAGGGGCGTAACCTTCATTTGACGTCAGTCGGACAGTTATTCTTGAGCCGAGTGGAAGGGATTTTAACGGATTTGGAGCGAGCGGTCGGAGAAATTCACGAATTTCTTGATCCCGAGGCCGGCGAAATTCGAATTGGTTTTCCGCATAGCTTGGTCATTCATTTGCTTCCTTCCGTCATTGCTGCTTTTAAGAAGGACCATCCTAATGTGAAGTTTAGACTTCGTCAAGGGACGTATAATAGTCTGATTCGGGATGTTTCGAAAGGTGAGCTGGATCTCGCATTTATTTCCCCATTTCCTGAGTCTCATGATTATGTCACCGGAGAAATCCTGCTTACAGAAGAGTTGTTTGCCATCCTCCCTCCCAATCATATTCTTGCGGATTACAATTCGATCCGACTTCAACAGCTTAAAGATGATTCCTTTGTGATGTTCAGCGAGGAGTACACGCTGCGTTCGATTGTGATGGAAGCATGTGTGAAAGCTGGTTTCACGCCCAAGATCGAATTTGAAGGTGAAGAAACCGATACGATCAGAGGGTTAGTTGCTGCAGGTATGGGAGTCAGCCTGCTGCCAAGTATGGCGCTGATGGAAGGCGGAATTATGCAGCCGGCGAAAATAAGGGTTACGGACCCGCAGGTCACCCGTACAGTCGGTCTTATTCGTAGAAACGAGCAAAAGCTGCCGCTTGTTGCAGATGTGTTTCGTCGATTTTTATTTGATTATTTTCAAATTCTTAAATAA